DNA from Alnus glutinosa chromosome 2, dhAlnGlut1.1, whole genome shotgun sequence:
GAAAAAAGAAGTCAATTGCAATTGCAAATTTAGATGCTATTTATTGGATGATGTTGACCAATCTGTAATTTGAGTAATTAATTTCCCATGACAGATATGATActaatattcttcttcttcttccatattCCTTTATACTCATTTCTTGCAACAGAACACGTGCCCGGATCATTCGAAATGTACGAATTTGGAAAGACTATTGAGGACACTTGTATTCCTAGTTTTTCGGAATTTTTGGACTTGTGTTCTTCTTTATCTCCCTAGTTAAgggtctctcttgtatacttttgtgtacttgggttgtgccCCTTTGAGCCTTTAATgggattgaattacttataaaaaaaaatatttttttatccaCTCATCACCAGTAATACAAATTATAGTTAACAGTGTCGGGAATGATATCTTTAGGCAAGACTATGTGCACTCACTATGTGCAATCGCCATGATATATTCATTGGCAGAATAACTTTATCCAAATCTCTTGGTGACATTGAGGACAAACATTCATGGCTCTCAGCATGTACTCACTAAAATCCTTGTTAGGGGAAGTTTCCATACTTCACAGTCTCCATCTCGAAGTTTGACCATAACAGTAATGTATACATCCAGAGCTGGAACATCTTTACTGAAGCTAGAGGTGGTAATTCCAAAGAAGAGGTCAATGACACTAGTAAAAGACTTGATCGATCTCATTGCTCAAGGAGGTCATTTAGGTACACTTCTTCAATATCAGTCATAAGCTATCAACACCATTTTCAGTAAGTCTGTACTACTTAAATGGCAAGCAAGAAGAGTCACTTAAAGTAATAATCTTGAAGAATGTTGCTGTTGTTCACAAGGCCTTCAGTATTTGAGCTCTGCATCTAAAACAGGCTAAACTTCAATGAAAGTGGCAAATGCCATGGAAACCGGTGAGATGCACAATTTATTTCTGATTTGAAAAATACTAAActcaattattaaaattaaaatcctggaagattttttaaatttttataatcaTTGATTTATAGTCTAAGAGCTGAGGGAGTTCTATCTATCCAGACAGGTTATTCTATTCTTCTCaagcaggattttttttttttatatgaatattCTTATCACGCAGGATTGATACTTCTTGTTCAGTATATTGGAAGATCTTCCTCAACAAGATAAATGAATGTGCATGTGCACACTCACCCATGCAAACAAACACGCACACACATGCACACGCTCACCCACGACACATGCACGCACATACACAAAatcatatacacacacacacacaagatcACAAACACAAAAGATCACACATGGAGTAGAAAGGAAAATCAAATACCTACAAATTGCTCCGCACGTTCCAAGAACTTTTCAACACGAACAGTATGTATAACTGAAACATCAAGAAACCCAGTCCATTCCAAATTTGGACGTAAAACATCTGATACAACCCAAGGATCCATCTCAACGAAATGCACCTGAAATTTTCCAATTCCAGAGAGTAGGAATTTCAGGAAGATTATGAAAtgcaatgaatttttttaaagcaaacaTTATACAACATATGATATAATGGTGCAATATTTCAGGTATTCAGGTACAAGTCCAAACTCTAATTTCACCTTAAATCAGAAGGCCATTTAAACTTTCTATATGTTCAGCAATATTTATGGGTTGCTAGACTCTCCTAAGCAGATGCTCTAAGTAGCAAAACATCATCATTTGTAATATCAAGGGACATTGAATGAGTTATTAATTGTACCTCAGAACATCCTCGGCTAATCGCTTCAATACCAACAGATCCAGTACCGCTGTACAAGTCTAACCAGCGGCCAGACCTTAAAGATGCAGGACAGCCACTAGCTACCTAGAAAACATAGAATAAGTTATTCCCATGAACACAAAAGTGTTGACAAGTATTTTCCTCATCTAATTAACAACTAATTGGATGTCAAAGAACTCTAAATGATCAGAAATCTTAAAtatctaaagaaaaaataataataaataaataacagtaTTCAAGATTAATATAAAACCATTACCTGCAATATATCAAAGGCTGCGCCTTTCACAACTTCCATCATCGGGCGTACATTCATACCCTTTGGCGACAGCAACTTCATTCTTCTAGCCTTTCCCCCAAGCACCTACAATGGCCAATATACTTACAATTTCTTACACAAAGAAAACCTCAGACTGCCAAGATGAAGATAAAAAGCATGTTACTGTTCCAAGAAAGTGAATCAGCTTATATATGTTTCTTATCTACAATTACAGACCCACAGGATATAGCATCAATGGTCTTGTGGAGCCATAAACAACTGTAACAGTGTCACCATATGAAATCTAAGATTTGGCCGATGCCATGACCAGTACCTTCGCCATCGAATTCAATTAAAGAGCCCTTCGAGGATCTTGTAACTTCACATACAAGGAAAAATGAAGCCATGTAAAATCCGTTGACATCCAAACATTGCCTAAGAGACTTTTTCTCCATAAGTAAGGTTCTAGCGATGAAAAGGCTCGGCTAAGGAAGTAAACTGCATCTTCACACTCTACTGGCGATCTCAGGGACTAGGTTTTCTGAACTGAACCTACAGTTTCTACTGACATGAATCGGTCTCCTTGTCCAACATCATTACCATAAACCGTTACCTTTTTAAGATGTACAATACTCTGAATCCCTACGAATGTCACATTGGTTAATAATACCCAGTTTGCAAGCACTAGTACATCCACCCTTAAATTTCCCAAAGTGCAAACCGATATCTATCTAAATCCACATACTTTGTCAAGTGTCTCTTCACAGCATTTCTCACATTAGAAATTCTAAACCAACATTGTTTAGTACACACTAATTTGGGAACCAATGTCTAGTGATTATCAAATTTTTGTCCTTGCAAAGATAactgatcaaaagaaagaacaaaattggAGAAAAGGCATACCTGAAGCAACTTATGGGTAGTCCGTGGCGGCTTGGGGCCCTCTGGTAGTTGGACTGACttccctcttcctctcttttgCACATCCTTTCTCCCCCTAGTCTAAAACCCATTtccaaaatcaccaaaaatttataaacttttactatttgttcattcaaataaaaaataaataaaataaaggtttttTCACAACTAGAACCACTACAATCACACGGCTCAGTTATGACAAGTGTCTCATTCTCAGAAACCAAAACGATATTAATATTCAAATTTCCCTTATTTCggtttctcagcaaccaaacgaGTCTTggatgggagagagagagaaccttaGGTGGAGGAGGTTCAGATAAGAACTCGTCGGGGTCGAGACCGTAACGCTCAAGCAACAGCTTCTTATCCTCACTGGCCAAACCATTTTCCGCTTCTGACACCATTCCGCAAAACGCAAAAGGTTCAGTTAGACACGACAACACcgaaatttgaataattttgacaCACACAGGAACGACGAGCTTACTGTAAGAGCAGACGATGATAGGTGGCCGTGGCCGATTGCTCGGTCTAGAGCAGGTACTGAGGAAAGGAAGATCTGGATAAGATGAGCCACGGTTCGTGCGGAGTGGCGAGAGAATTAGAGACGACGAAACCACCTCCATTGGCAGAGCTTGAACACAGTTAGACCCACTAGACTCTTGTTATCAGGTTGGGAAGAAGAAGTGCTTGCAGTTTCAAAACGGTGCGAATTGGAGTATTGTCATACGGAGCGGTGGTAGGCGGGTCCACGCATGTTTGGtaaattgcaatttttcaaatatcaaattctattataattttatacaactttaactaattttgtctcaaattttctaaactatcaaaacataatttcaaaaaaataagtttttcagtatttgcaattttaaaaatcgcATACTCAAACGAGCCAttaaaagagagtcaaagacaACAACAAAGTTTCGCTATTACAAATTGAATCTGACTTTGAAAAGTACCGGGCATTTGCTGCTGTAGAAAAAATAGACGGTCCAGATCATCTCCAATATAATTAAACTCGAATGACGTCGTAAAGAAACGTTTAATAAAATACTCCTTatgaaaatgagaaatgctacacttttttttttttttcaaaagttgatTTCTAAATTATATGCCAATCATGGATgcaatatattattttgaaaaatgtgctACCATATTATagaattgtgacacattattttAGAATCacttttagggaaaaaaagatAAGAAGTAGAGCATTTTCTTATGAAAATAGGAATACTAATCCGTTTGAGAAAAGAGTTTGCTGTTTCAGGGTCAATCTCCAACTCCTTTCCTCCTATTATTTTTTgacaaatgatatttgtacacacaaTTATATTTGGTATGAGATCATGCAATAGAGGCTCATCCcatagagtaatgtttcttgcacgcTTTGTGTCacactttgtgtacaaagtgtgttagttttcatatatttttttaaaaaaaataaataaataaattatgctGGACACACTTTGTGCACAAAATGTGTCCACAaagtgcaagaaacattactccaTCCCATATACACAAGTCTCATACCAAATGTGAGTATGTGTAAAAAAGTGTGTATAAATAgataaatgatttttgcacatctcttatacatcttttatacataatttttctaaatcaatcattgaatttgtaggacccATAATGATCTACATGTGGGGCTTACAGATTTAttggttgatttagaaaagtgatgtacaaaaaatatacaaaagatgtgcatataacatatatcatacaaataaattaaataacccATCGCTTGCTTTATATTCTTATCGCTATTAAGGTTTCATTAGTGATTATCATGATTCATTCAAAAATTAAGAAGAGCATTTTCTTATGAAAATAGAAATACTTACTCGTTTGAGAAAAGTGTTTGCTGTTTCAAGGTCagcaaatgatatttgtacacatatTTATATTTGGTGTGGGATTACGCATGTGAAGCTCAGTGTTGTTTTCGTTTGCTTTAGGTCTACTGTTGGGGAGTTCACCCATTTTTCATTATTAAGATCGTTCCACTTATTCTTCCTTTTGGATCAGAAATGGGAATGATCCGTCCTTGTAACTATTTccttaatcaattaaaaaaaaaaagatgggtaaGTTCCACACTAAATGTGAGTGTGTACAAATAACCCATATCGCTTTCTTTATATTCTTATGGAATAATTACACCATTGATATCTGGGGTTGAcgtaaattacaaatcactccatgtggtttaaaaagttcatgaaggatcattgtggtaaactataattacaaatcaatctctGAACACGTTTttcatccaccaagttaacagattctatTAGTCAACCACATTACACATAATAGGAAgatgacacgtgtccattacaataaaaaaaatataaaatataataaaaatataaataaataaaacaaaaatatttgttttttttttttaggaaaaaaatactgaagtggtgcggccacccccataggtGGCCAAGGGTGGCGCGCGACCACCTCTAAATGCCTTTGCGGGCCACTGGTTCTTATCGCTATTATTAAGGTTTCTTTTTCGAAACAAATAGCATATGCTATTATAAATTCTGCAAAGTCCTAAGGCATACATCTTGAGAAATAGAGGGATAGGACCCCCTACATTCTAAGCCGAAGAATATAACTTAAAAGCAGTTGTCTGAGCAGAAACATCAGACCTAACCAGAATTACATTTGAGTctctcttacattaacgctcgctctcaaataaaagagggccgatctagcatctagccaacaaaaattccaataaaatttgagcaataCACAGATAGACTGTACAAGAGAAACAAAGGAGAATACACAACACAAAgcagaaaaaaccaaaaaacaagatGCCGGCAGAAGAGTTAGAAGGAGAATTCGCCAGAGACGGCAGCGCGTGTGGGGCACGTGCCGTCACCAGTACCACCCGACCGTAGATCAACCACCGTAGACCCCATCCCCACCGTGAACGGCCAGAAAATGGCGAAGCGTGGCTGTCACACGCGCTAAAAAGCAAAGGGCTCTCTGGCGCGTGCAGGCCACACACCGAACTCCGACGACCGACGTGATCTATTCTTCCGGTAGCGGGAGTGGACAACGACGGGGAACATGACTGAGGGGCACGTGTCTTAAAAAAACAACGAAGTTGTGTAGATCTGGCTCCAAAAGTTGAAGAAAATCGTTGAAAAAACTGGCCAAAAACCACCGTTAAACGACAAGAACGGCTGCTACTCCCCAAGCTGGATACCTTGAGTTGAGCTTTCCTTgatacaaaagaaagaaaagaaaaaacaacacaaatcaAACCACCGTAGCCCAACAAGGCTAAGGGAAAGTTAGCTACCACCGGATCAACCGGGAGGAAAGTCAGCCACCATCGAAACAATCGGGGTGAACAAAACCTCCACAACCCAAATGGCTGGGAGAAAACTAGCCTTCACCGAGAAAACTCAGGGAGGAAACAAAAACACCTTAGTCCGAACAAGACGAGCcgcccgggggggggggggggagggccCGGCCAACGAAAGTGAGGAGAGGCTTTtctttttagagagagaatcGGAAGCTAAACACATGCTATTATTAAGGTTTCTTATCGCTATTATTAAGGTTTCATTAGTGATCTATCATGATTCATTCATTACCATCTCCCTCAAAAATCA
Protein-coding regions in this window:
- the LOC133861077 gene encoding uncharacterized protein LOC133861077 — translated: MEVVSSSLILSPLRTNRGSSYPDLPFLSTCSRPSNRPRPPIIVCSYKAENGLASEDKKLLLERYGLDPDEFLSEPPPPKTRGRKDVQKRGRGKSVQLPEGPKPPRTTHKLLQVLGGKARRMKLLSPKGMNVRPMMEVVKGAAFDILQVASGCPASLRSGRWLDLYSGTGSVGIEAISRGCSEVHFVEMDPWVVSDVLRPNLEWTGFLDVSVIHTVRVEKFLERAEQFVGKDGSFDYISVTPPYTEVDYGVLMGQISKSPLLGEDTFIVVEYPSRTDMLDTCGCLVKITDRRFGRTHLVIYGPTWAQKKRKSEKTLRKLAVEI